The Persephonella atlantica region AAACGAAAGCTCTGAGAGGAATTAATCTCACCGTTTATGAAGGAGAGTTTATAGCTATAATGGGAGCTTCAGGCTCAGGGAAAACAACGCTGATGAATATTATAGGCTGTCTGGATACCCCCACTTCAGGCAGATACTACCTCTTAGGTAAAGATGTTTCACAGTTAAATGACGACCAGCTCTCCCAGATAAGAAACGAGTACATAGGTTTTGTTTTTCAGCAGTTTTTTCTCATACCATATCTAACAGCTTATGAGAACATACTGGTTCCCGCCCTATACTCAAAGAACAGATTCTCCCAGAAAGAAAAAAGGGCTGAAGAAATACTTGATATGCTCGGACTGTCTGACAAAAAAAATAACAAACCTTCTCAGCTTTCTGGAGGACAACAGCAGAGAGTCGCTATAGGGAGAGCTCTGATTAATGATCCACAGCTTGTACTTGCTGATGAACCAACGGGAGCTTTAGACAGCAAAACAGCAAAAGAGATTATGAATATTTTTGTACAGCTAAACAGAAAGGGAAGAACCATTATTCTTATCACCCATGATCCAGAGATTGCATCTTACGCCCACAGGACAGTAAAGATATCCGATGGACAGATTACAACATAGCAAAAAATATCGTAAAATAATTATCTGAATTAAAAAAAGGGGAGATAGATGTTCATAAACATTGGAAAATCCAGATGGATGAAGCTCATTCTTTTTATAACAACATTTGCATTTGTTGGAACAGCATTCGTCGCACTTATTGTTTACAAACTATCAGGAAATATTCAGGGTATTGCACAGGTTAACGGTAAGGACATTCCCATGGCAGAGTTTTACTATCAGATGGGGCTGATAACAAGACAGATGCAGTCAGAAGGTATAGACACTGCCCCCTTAAAACAACAGATAAAGGCACAGGCATTAAGGAATGTGATACAGCAGGAACTTCTGTATCAGGAAGCCGAAAGAGAAGGTATAGTAGCAACAAGAGAAGAAGTAAAAGAGTATCTCCTTGATATAGACGCATTTAAGGAAAAGGGGCATTTTTCTAAGGATAAATACCTTGCATTTTTATCGCAGGTTAATCTCACACCAGCATTTTTCGAAGAAATCCTGAGAAAAGAGCTGTCCATCAGGCATCTGCTCACAATCCACAGAGCAGGATTTTACCTTACAGAAGACGAACTGGGCACTTACATAAACAAACAGCTTGCCAGGATTACAGGGGAGTACATACTGATAAAGCCTTCTCCTTATACACCAACAGAAAAGGAGATACAGGATTACTACCAGAAACATAGAAAAGAGTTTTCAGGTGAAAAAGGGAAACTGATCCATATATACCAGATAGATATAAAAAAACTTGGGCAGGAAAAAGCAGAGAAGGAAGCCCAGAAGCTGTACAGAAACCTTAAAGAAAATATCCCTGTATCAGAAACAGAAGGTGTAAAGAGGATATTTGAAGGAACAGTGTTTGAAAAAAACAGCAGATTAGATAAAAAGCTGCTAAAGGAGACAAAAAAACTAACAGAAGATAAAAAAATAGCTCTTATATCTGAAGATGGATATTATTACATCATCCACTATATAAAAGAGGTTTCACAGCCTCTTCCACTGGAAAAAGTAAAAGAAAAGATAATCAGCAGTATAAAATCAGAAAAGGAAAAACAGTCTATCCAGAAAATACATAAAGAAGTGAACAACATACTGCAGACAGAAAAAAATCTTAAAAATATAGCCATTAACTACAGATCAAAAATAAATAAGATAAATAGAGAAACTATTCAAATGCTTGCTTCACAGCTTGGAATATCAATGGACAAGCTATCTAAGCTTTTAAAATCAGGAAAGATTAACACCTTTGTAACATCTTCAGGTGTTGTTGTGATAAAAGTAAGTAAAGTGGAACCTCCAGATAAAAACAGAAAAGAAGAGATGGCCAAACTTCTCATGCCTATACTTACTCAGAGCAAGTACCAGACACTTGTACAGATGCTTATAGATAAACTACAGGAAGAAGCAGACATAAAAGTAAACAGGAGGGTAATCCAGTAAAGTTGGAAAAAACCCCTTACGCTTATGAATTTTTATGGAAGCAGATAGAGAAGGGATACAGAGAAATAAGAAAAGAAAAATACAGAAATCTGATCAGTCAGTTTCTCTTTGATGAAGAAATCAGAAAGAAAGTCGAGAAACTGAAAGATAGATCAGGAAGAAATTACGAAGGAGGTCTCCTTGAAAAAACTGCTTCTGTAATTTCACTGGCTCTGTGTATGTATGATAACTATCCGGAGATTGATATAGACCTAATTCTATCTGGTATAATTCTGAGTTGTCTGTGTACCACTTTTCCAAAAAAAGAATGTTACGAAAAGATAAAAGAATATGAAGAACTCATTCCGTTTTTATTCAGAAAAAAAAGGAAAAAACCAACAGTTGAACTTACCGTTTACGATGGGATAATAAGGTTAGATAACAAAATATATATAAGACTGGAGAGGAGACGCGGGGAGAATAAAAAAGGAGAGGTTGGCAATGGTTCCAGAAGAAAGGAAGATTTTTGACAACGGTTCACATCAGAACATTTTACTTGAAGATTACGGTCATGGTGAGATGGTTCAGGCGAATGTTCACTTTATCGTGGACAACGGTCAGGGAATGATACTTGATCCGGGGGGACACAAGGTCTTCAAACATCTTCTTTCTGAGATTGGAGGTCTTATAGGTATTGACAACCTCAAGTACATATTCCTTTCCCATCAGGATCCGGACATTGTTGCTGCTGTCAATGGATGGCTTATGACAACAAAAGCCACAGCCCTTTCTTCTGTTTTGTGGATAAGATTTATACCACATTTTGGCGTTGATAAACTTGTGGTTAACAGAATAAAAGGTATCGGAGACGAAGGAACAATTATAAGACTTGGCTCCTCTGAACTTTACATACTACCTGCACACTTTATGCATGCTCCAGGAAACCTTCAGGTTTACGATCCTGTCTCAAAAATCCTGTACTCTGGAGACCTTGGGGCATCATTGGGGCAGGATTACATATATGTGGAAAACTTTGAGGAGCATATACAGTATATGGAAGGCTTTCACAGAAGATACATACCAACGTCAAAAATACTGAAGGCGTGGCTGAAGATGGTAAGGCAGTTAGATATTGAAACTGTAGCTCCTCAGCATGGTGCAATAATAAAAGGCAGGGAAAACGTTAACAAGTTCTTTGACTGGCTTGAAGACCTTCAGTGTGGTATAGACATAATGGAGGATATTTATAAGATTCCGACAAACTCTTTTGAAGGTTAGACTTGGTAGAACATTATCCAGTTTTAAACAGAGAGGTTTTACAGTTTTTTTCGTCAATAAAGGCGGGAGTTATTGTTGATGCCACCGTTGGAGGCGGTGGCCATTCCTACCTGATTTTAAAGAAATTTCCTGAGATTAAAATAGTTGGAATAGACAGGGATGATTATGCCCTGAAAAGGGCAGAAGAAAAGTTAAAAGAGTTCAAAGGAAGATTTACGCTGATAAAAGAATCATTCAGAAATGTTGACACTGTCCTCAAAGATTTAGGACTGAAGAGGGTGGAAGGTTTTCTGTTTGATCTTGGTGTATCTATGTTTCAGTTGAAGATGGAAAGGGGATTTTCTTTTCAGAGGGAAGAACCTCTCGACATGAGAATGGATACAACCCAGAAACTAACAGCATCCGATGTGATCAACTCTTATCCTCCACCACTTCTTGAAAAAATAATCAAAGAGTATGGTGAAGAAAAATTTTACAGAAGAATCGTTAAAAATATTGTGGATTACAGAAAAAAGAAAAAGATTCAAACGACAAAAGAACTCGCAGAGATTATTTACTTTTCCTATCCACCATCTCTAAGGAGAGGGAGAATACATCCGGCAACAAGAACATTTCAGGCAATCAGGATTGAAGTAAATGACGAGCTAGGAGAAATAAAAGAGGGTATAAGCAAAGCTATTGATCTGCTCAAAGTTGAAGGAATCATTCAGGTTATATCCTTTCACTCTTTAGAGGACAGAATTGTAAAAAATATATTCAGAGAGGCAAAGAGATTAAAGAAATTGGAAATACTGACGAAAAAACCAATTACACCGGGAAAAGAGGAAATAAAGGAAAACCCTCCTTCCCGAAGTGCAAAACTGAGAGCAGGAAAGAGATTATGATTAGAGAAAAAACGATAGAGCTTAAAAGAGATTTTGCCCATATAAAACGGTACATAAAGTTCTGGTTTTTTATACTCTTTATATCTGGGGCACTCGTTGTTTACAACCAGTACTATTTTAAAGTGAGCAAGGAGATTATTGAACTCACCCAGATGAAAAATAGACTGATAACACAAAATACTATGCTAAAGAAGGAGATTAGCAGACTCTCCTCACCTGAAAGAATTAACAGGATGGCGGTAAAAAAACTGAAAATGAAACCAGTAGATTACTCAAAGGTTCATTTTATAGAAGCAAAATAGATTTATGGTAAAAAAAAAGGTATACATAGTATCTTTTCTGATTGTTGCAGGATTTCTGATCGTTATTCTCAGACTCCTTTACTTTCAGGTAATAAAAAGAGACGAATACACGCAATTTATAAAAAAACAGTACTACACTCAAGAAAAAATTATACTTCCAAGGGGAACAATTTACGATAAAAATGGAAAGATACTTGCCATCAGTGTCCCTACCATTGATGTATTTGTTCTGACAAAACATATAAAAAACAGGGATAGACTTGCAAAAGAGCTATCTATAATACTGAAAAAACCTTACAGCAACATCCTGAAAAAACTCAGTTCACATAGAAATTATGTAGTTATTGCAAGAAATGTAGATAAATCCTTAAAAGATAGACTACTAAAGATAAGGAGGGATCTTAAAGAATGGAATTTAGGACTTATTGATTCCTCTAAAAGATTCTATCCGCTCGGAAGTATTGGTGGTTCCAATATAGGTTTTGTCAGCAGAGTAACGGGAAAAGGAATGGAAGGACTCGAACTAAAATATGACAGTAAATTAGGGGGAGGAACAGGAAAGATACTGATGATGAAAGATGCCCTTGGAAATCCATTTACTATAGAGAAAGAGGATGAGAAAAACAGATACGATATAAAACTCACAATAGACAGTAACATACAGTACATAGCACAGGAAGCACTGAAAAAATTTGTTAGAGAAAGAAAGCCCAAAGAAGCCCTCATACTGATAGTTGACCCAAAAACAGGAAACATCATTGCAAACGCAACATATCCAGATTACAATCCAAACCTTTACTGGAAGTACACAGTTCACAAAAATATTTCCTTCCAGAATGCATATGAACCAGGTTCTCTTGTAAAGCCTTTTGTTCTGGCAGAAGCTATAGATGAAGGAAAAGTTTCATTTAAAAGAAAATACTACTGCGGAGATGGCAAAATTGTTGTTGATGGTGTGAAAATCAGAGACCACAAAAGATTCAAGTTCCTGACTCCTGATGAGATAATTATCCATTCTTCAAACGTTGGCGCTATCACACTTGCCCTTAGGTTAGACCCAGAAAAGTTCTACGACAGACTTCTCAGTCTGGGCTTTGGAAAATCAACAAAAACCTTTCCCGGAGAAGCAAAAGGCCTGATAAAAAAAAGCAAAAGACCTGTAGATATCGCATATGCATCAATAGGACAGAACTGGACTGCAACACCTATTCAGATAGCTATGGCATACTCAGCCATAGCAAACGGTGGATATCTGCTGAAGCCAAATTTCATCAAGGAAATTATCAATCCACAGACAGGAAAAACAATAAAAGTGGAAAAAAAGATAATAGGCAAAGTGTTTTCAGACAGGTCACTGAAAAAATTAAAAAGCACCCTTAAACTTGTTGTTGAAGAAGGAACGGCAAAAAAGGGAAAATCAAAATATTTCACAATAGCAGGAAAAACAGGAACAGCCCAGAAGTACGACCCCAAAATAAAAGCCCTCTCAAAAGAGAAATTTTATACCTGGTTTGCTGGATATTTCCCTGCAGAGAATCCTCAGTTTACAGTTGTGATATTCGCGAACGAACCTAAAAAAATAAAAAAATGGGAAGTTATAGGAGGAGGTTCTGTGTCTGCTCCTGTACTTAGAGAACTTGTTGACCGTATAATGTTTTATATGAAAGGAAAACCAGACAAAGTTGGAGGAAAAAATGGAGATTAAAACACATCGGCAGATTGACCAGAGTATTTCAGGAGTTCCAACAGCTGTAGAAACAGATAAGTTTGCATCAGTAATGTTAGAAATCACAGACCAGATGAAAGCTGACGAAAAAGGTCTCGTTCATGGAGGATTCCTTTTTTCAGCAGCAGATTACTGCTCTATGCTTGCTGTAAATCATCCAAATGTGGTTCTTGCAAAAGCCGAAGTAAGATTTTTAAAACCTGTAAGGGTGGGAGAACATATATTTTTTGAAGGGATTGTTGTAGAAAGGGAAGGAAATAGAAGAACTGTTGAAGTAAACGGAAAAAATGAAAAAAACGAGATAGTTTTCGCAGGTAAATTTTACTGTGTAATACCTGAAAAACATGTCCTTGACTGAACTGGCACAAAACAAAAACTGTGCTATAATATTAACCCACTGGCGGGGTAGCCAAGTGGTAAGGCAGGGGACTGCAAATCCCTTATGCGCGGGTTCGATTCCCGCCCCCGCCTCTTGTTGAAAAATCAAGATGGTACAAATCCCTCCCAGAAAGATATTCAAAATATTCTTGACATATATTAATCTCTTTATATAAATTCATGTATAAATGAGTATAAGGAGAAAGATAGCATTACTTATATTCCTGGTCTTTTTTTCTGGGTTTGGTGTGTCCTATGTGCTTTATAGAATCTTCATCACAGAACATCTGAAAAAACTTGATCTCATCTTTATAGATAGAGAATTTGATACCTTTTTCAAGAGTATTGAAAACAACATATCCTTTGTTGATTCGATAGCAAAAAATGAAGCATACTGGGACGACCTTTATAACTTCACACTAAATCCAAATGAAAAATTTGTAAAAAGCAACTTTGACTCTGCAAACGAAACACTTTATGACCTAAAAATAAATTTTTATCTGGTTCTAAATCGTCTTCTAAATACTGCTCTATACAGATGTAATCTTGATCTGAACAGTTGTTCTCACCTTATTGAAGCTGTTAAAAAATACATAAAAGGTGAACAGTCTGGTCTGATAAAGATAGGGGATAACATAATTGCTGTGTCCTCAAAATACATTCTCCCTACAGAAAAAAAATCCAAACCTGCAGGGCTTCTTATTATAGGGAAGCTGATAAATATGAATGAGCTGGCAGATTTTATGAGAACTGCACCTCAGGAGATTTCCAGGGATAGTCCATTAAAAAAAATCAGACATGGTATATTCAGCGTTAGCATATATGAAACAGATGGTGATTACTTTGGTTACAGAGTTTATGGTAGAGACATATCAGGAAAAAAGCTACTACTCCATTCAGGCATAATAGATAAAACAGTCTCTGAGAAAGGAAAAAAGTTTTTTCTTATTTTAAACCTTATACTTCTCTTTATATTTCTGTCGGTGATGTTGGTTCTGTACTATGGAATCGATAGATTGGTCACTGTCCCTATTCATAATCTTGTAAGGAGCATAAAAAATATATCCATAAATAAAGATTTATCTGAAGATTTCAATGTTGATTATGGTTCAAAGGAGATAAACATAATATCCAAAGAGATATCAAAACTGTTAAGGACCATAAAAGGTCTACTTGGAGATATTGAGGAAAAAAACAAACTGTTTAAAGCAATCGCAGAAAATACACCTATCGGTATATACATATTTTCAGAAAAGTTTGAGTATGTAAATCCTGCTGTTGAGAAAATCACAGGATACAGCAAGGAAGAAATTATTGGGAAAAATATCTCCTTTCTTCTCACAGAAGCAGACAAAGAAATGAGAAAAAAGATTATAGAGGCGGTCAGAAGAAGGCTGAAAGGGGAAGTTTTCAGAAATGAGTTTCAGATAAAGATAAAAACAAAAAACGGAGAGACAAAAGATATTCTTGTGATAGCAAATACTGTGTTTCTATCAGATAAACCATACGGTTTGGGAATAGCTGTTGATATTACACAGACAAAAAGACTGGAAAGGGAGTTACTTGAACAGGCAGAGAGGGATTCCCTCACAGGTCTGTACAACAGATTGGGTCTTACAAAAAAGATAGAGGAGTTTCTGGATATATTCTCCAGAGAAAACAAAAAGTTTTTTCTCCTATTTATTGACCTGAACAAATTCAAAAACATAAACGACTCCTTTGGTCATCAGATTGGAGATACGGTTTTAAAAACAATAGGAAAAAGACTGAAAGAAAACTTCAGAAAGATTGACGTCATTGCAAGATTTGGAGGAGACGAATTTGGTATTCTCATAACAACCTACTCAAAGTTTGACGACATTTCCCAGATACTGACAAAGATTATTCGGCTTATAGAAGAACCTGTTCATATAAATGAGCTTTCTTTTATTGTTACGGCAAGTATCGGAATTTCTGTTTTTCCAGATGATGGAACAGATGCAAACACCCTTTTAAAAAGAGCAGATATTGCAATGTACAGAGCAAAGGAAAAATCAAGAAAGGAGAATAAAAGCAGTTTTATATTTTTCTCTGAGGAGTTTGAAAGAAAAATAAAAGAAAAAATAGAAATAGAAAGGGAGTTGAGAGAAGTTCTCAAAAATAAGAAGGAAGAATTTACCGTTCTATATCAGCCTATATACAACCTGAAAACAATGAAAATATCAAAGTTAGAAGCTTTAGTAAGGTGGAGTTCTTCAAAGTTTGGTGAAATTCCCCCTTCCAGATTTATAAACATATCTGAGGAGACAGGACTGATAAAGGAGATAAGCAACATAGTTCTGGATAGGGTCTGCAACCAGATACTGCTCTGGAAAAGAAAAGGACTGGATATAAAAGTATCCATAAACATCTCCCCCATAGAGTTTATGGACAGAGATTTTGTTGACAGGCTACTGTCAAAGCTCAGACCATCATGCCTTGAAAAAAATATCTCCATTGAGATAACAGAAAACGTCCTGATTGAAAATGTTTTAGAATCAAGAGAAAAAATCAAAAAACTAAAAGAACAGGGAATTGACATACTGTTAGATGATTTTGGTAAAGGCTATTCTTCCCTCACATACCTGAAAAAATTTCCCATATCAATGTTGAAAATCGACAGGGAATTTATAAAAGATCTCCCAAAAGATAAAGAAGATGTAGAAATAGTAAAGACTATTGTTAAACTATCTGAAATCCTCCAGATAGAAACTGTCGCAGAAGGTATTGAGAGCAGAGAACAACTTGAAATCCTGAAAAATATAGGATGCACTTATGGTCAGGGATTTTTCCTTGGGAAGCCTCTATATCCCTCTGAGATTGAGAGGATATTTCCATCCAATATACATTAAAAAGAACTTATTATCAAGATTGATTTAAACGAAAAAATTTTATAGATTGTAATTCCTATTCCAAAACAGAGGGAGAGAAATGTCAAAAGATTTTACACATCTCCATTTACACTCTCACTACTCAATGCTTGACGGAATGATCAAAATCTCTGAGCTTGCTCAAAAAGCAAAAGAGTACGGATATAAAGCTGTGGCACTAACAGACCACGGAAACATATTTGGAGCTATTGAGTTTTATCAGGAGATGAAAAAAGCTGGCGTTAAACCAATAATAGGAATGGAAGCATACTTTACAAACAACAGATTTGAAAAGAAAGGAGAAGGCTCAGACAGTATATTAGCTGACAAAAACTACCACCTGATACTCCACGCAAAAGATAAAACAGGCTTTAAAAATCTGATGAAGCTATCATCCCTTGCATATACAGAAGGGTTTTACTACAAGCCACGGATAGACTGGGAACTGTTAGAAAAGTATCACGAAGGTCTGATATGCCAGACAGCATGTCTAAAGGGTTTTATACCTCATCTGCTTACAAAAGGAAAGTTTGAAGAGGCTTACGAATATGCAAAAAGACTAAAAGATATATTTGGAGAAGATTTATACTTTGAGATACAGATAAACGGTCTTGAAGAGCAGGAGATAGCAAACAAAGGAATATTAGAGCTTGCAGAAAAAGTAGGAGTAAAGGTCGTGGCAACAAACGACTCCCATTATCTAAATGAGGAGGATGCTCAGGCTCACGATGTTATAAAAGCCCTTCAGATGAAAATGACCTTAAAAGAGCTTAAAGAAAAAGGTAAAGCCTTTAAGGTAAGAGGTCTTCACTTCACAACCCCTGATGAGATGTATCACAAGTTCAAAGGGTACGAATTTGCCCTCAAAAACACAATGGAAATTGCAGAAAAATGCAACGTTGAGATAGATACAGCAGAAACGAGGGGATACCTTTTTCCAAAATTCCAGATACCAGGATTAAATAGGGAAGCAACGGAAGAAGAAAAAGCCCAGTATTTTGAAAAGCTTTCGTGGGAAGGTTTAGAAAAAAGACTTTCAAAAATAAAAAATCTGTCAAAAGAGAAATACCAGCAGTATAAAGAAAGGCTACAGTATGAGATAAATGTTATAAAACAGATGGGATTTCCTGAATATTTTCTCATTGTTCAGGACTTTATTAACCATGCAAAACAAAACGGTATCCCTGTAGGTCCCGGAAGAGGTTGTTTATTCCCAGAAGCAGATGTTTACCTGGCAGATGGTTCAACCGTAAAAATCAAGGATATAAAAATTGGTCAGTTTGTTATAACCCATAAGGGGAATATTCTTCCTGTGGTAAACAAATTTGAGTATGACATTAAGGAGGAAGTTATATCATTAAAAGTCGGCTCTGAAGAACTTATTTTAACATCAGACCACAAGGTATATGCTGTAAAGTCAGAAAGATGCACTGTAAATTCAGAAAAACAAAAAGCTGTAATATGTAAACCAAGCTGTGAAAGATACTGCTCTACAAAACCTTACTTACAGTATAAGCCTGAGTGGATACAGGCTGGTCAGCTAAAAGCAGGAGATTTTGTGGTTTTTCCGAGAATGTACTCCAAAAATGAAGAGATAGTATTTGACATTTTAGATTACGTAGAGCACAAACCATATTTAAAATATGATGATAAGTATGTATGGTATGAGATAAGTGGAAAAATAACAAAAAAAATTCCACGATTTATTCCATTCGATAAAGAGTTTGCAAAACTCCTTGGGTATTACATAGCAGAAGGCTGGTCAAGACTTGGAAACAGAGAAAATGCAGTAGGGTTTGGATTTAATAAAAATGAGATAGTTTACGCAAAAGAAGTTCAGAAATTACTCAAAACTATATTTGAAATAGATAGCAGCATAACTTTACACAAAACAAAAAATTCTTTGCAGGTTATTGGTTATTCAAGAATTGTAGGAGAATTTCTATCATCTTTAGCAGGTAAAGGTGCTAATAACAAAAAAATAGATGAAATCATTATTTATAAAGGAAAGGATGAATATGTAAAAACCCTTATAGCCTACATGTTTAGAGGAGATGGACATGATGGAAGGTCAAATAAGACAATTTCAATTAAATACTCTACAACCTCATACAAACTTGCTACACAGTTAAAACTTTTACTTGGAAGATTTGGATATTACTCCTCAATTAATAAAAGGAAAAATAGGAAAAAGTGGAGTATAGAATACTCAATTAAACTATCTGGTAAACAACTTTTAAACTGGAATAATGATTTCGTAGAGTTTCCAATTAATGTGCCAGACCAGAAATTTTTCAGGAATGACAGTTTTTTTGTAGACGAAAAATACATTTACATAAAGATTAAGTCAGTTAAAAAACTACAGTATAAAGGGAAAGTTTATGATATATCTGTTCCTTTTGATACATCTTTTGTTTCAAACGGATTTGCTGTACATAATTCAGCAGCCGGATCATTGGTTGCTTATGTCCTTGGGATAACTGATGTTGACCCTCTTCAGCATGGTCTTATCTTTGAAAGATTTTTAAACCCTGACAGAATTTCTATGCCTGACATTGATGTGGATTTCTGCATGGAAAGCAGACCTAAGGTTATTGAGTATGTGAAACAAAAATACGGCGAAAATGCTGTTGCCCAGATTATCACATACAACTTTATGAAGTCCAAGATGGTAATAAGAGATGTTGCAAGAACTCTTGGTTTTTCCTACACAGAAGCAGATAAAATAGCAAAGATGATATTACCGGGACCTGTTCAGGGCTCAACACTAACAATAGAAGAAAATTTAGAAGCAAACCCAGAGTTTAGAAAACTTTATGAAACTGATGAAAGGGTAAGACAGCTTATAGACCTTGCCAAAAAGTTAGAAGGCTCTGCCAGACATACAGGAATCCACGCTGCTGGTGTTGTTATAGCCCCTGGGCCATTGGACGAGTATGTTCCTGTTTACGTTGATAAAGACGGAACCAAGGCAACCCAGTTTGATATGGGGACCCTTGAGATGTTAGGCCTTGTAAAGATGGACTTTTTAGGTCTGAAAACACTTACAGAGTTAGATTATATGAAAAAACTGATAAAAGAAAGACACGGAGTAGAGCTGAATTTCCTTGAGCTTGGATTTGACGACCCGAAGGTTTACAAACTTCTCCAATCTGGAAAAACAACAGGAGTTTTTCAGCTTGAAAGTAAGGGGATGCAAAACCTTCTCACAAGGCTAAAACCTGATAAATTTGATGAAATAATAGCTATACTTGCCCTCTTTAGACCGGGTCCCTTAATGTCAGGAATGGTTGATGACTTTATTGATAGAAAGCACGGTAGAAAACCTGTTGAGTATCCATTTGAAGAAGTTAAGGACATATTAGAGGAAACTTACGGTCTTGTCGTATATCAGGAACAGGTCATGTTCATGGCTAACATCCTTTCTGGTTTTACAATGGCAGAAGCAGATACTCTTCGTAAGGCTATTGGTAAGAAGAAAGCTGACGTTATGGCAAAGATGAAAGACAGATTTATCAGTGGTGCTGTGGAAAGGGGATTTGACAGAGAAAAAATAACAAAGCTGTGGGAAGATATAGAAAAGTTTGCATCTTACTCATTCAACAAATCCCACTCAACAGCGTATGCCTATCTGACCTACTGGACAGCATACGTCAAAACCTACTATCCTGAAGAGTTTTTTGCTGTTAAACTATCTACTGAAGGAAATGACGACAAGTTTTTAAATCTGCTGATAGATATGGAAGATTTTGGAATAAGACTTCTGCCACCAGACGTAAATAAATCAAAGGCAGAGTTTTCTATTGAAGACAAAGGGAAAATCAGATTTGGCCTTGCAAGGATAAAGAATGTGGGAGAGCAGTCTGCAAAAGATATAGTAAAGGAAAGGGAAGAAAATGGTCTATACAAAGACATATTTGATATATCAGAAAGGCTGGATTCTAAAAAGCTGAACAAAAGAGTTTTGGAAGCCCTCATAAAGGCAGGTGCTTTTGATTTTACAGGGATTGACAGGGGGGTGATGCTCGCTTCAGTTGACAAGGCTCTATCTGCAGGGCAGAAAGCAAGGCAGCAAAAAGCATCAGGTCAAAACTCTCTCTTTGGCATTATGGAAACAGCAACACATCCTGTAGTTTCTTATGAAAAGGTAGAGCCCATACCAGAGAAGAGAAAATTACATATGGAAAAGGAAGTTTTAGGCTTTTACCTTTCTGGACATCCATTAAAGGCATACGAAAAAGAGCTAAAAGGATACGTAACAAAAATAAATAAACTTATTGAAAAGAAAACAGGTGATAAGGTAAGAATTGCAGGTGTCATATCAGATATTAAAAGGAAAAAAACCCGCTCTGGCTCAACGATGGCAGTACTGACAGTTCAGGACGAGACAGGAATTATTGATGTGAGAGCTTTTCCCGATAAGATGGAGGATAGCTCATTTTTAGAGGAAGA contains the following coding sequences:
- a CDS encoding ABC transporter ATP-binding protein, giving the protein MKEIIRLENITKVYETAGIKTKALRGINLTVYEGEFIAIMGASGSGKTTLMNIIGCLDTPTSGRYYLLGKDVSQLNDDQLSQIRNEYIGFVFQQFFLIPYLTAYENILVPALYSKNRFSQKEKRAEEILDMLGLSDKKNNKPSQLSGGQQQRVAIGRALINDPQLVLADEPTGALDSKTAKEIMNIFVQLNRKGRTIILITHDPEIASYAHRTVKISDGQITT
- a CDS encoding peptidylprolyl isomerase → MFINIGKSRWMKLILFITTFAFVGTAFVALIVYKLSGNIQGIAQVNGKDIPMAEFYYQMGLITRQMQSEGIDTAPLKQQIKAQALRNVIQQELLYQEAEREGIVATREEVKEYLLDIDAFKEKGHFSKDKYLAFLSQVNLTPAFFEEILRKELSIRHLLTIHRAGFYLTEDELGTYINKQLARITGEYILIKPSPYTPTEKEIQDYYQKHRKEFSGEKGKLIHIYQIDIKKLGQEKAEKEAQKLYRNLKENIPVSETEGVKRIFEGTVFEKNSRLDKKLLKETKKLTEDKKIALISEDGYYYIIHYIKEVSQPLPLEKVKEKIISSIKSEKEKQSIQKIHKEVNNILQTEKNLKNIAINYRSKINKINRETIQMLASQLGISMDKLSKLLKSGKINTFVTSSGVVVIKVSKVEPPDKNRKEEMAKLLMPILTQSKYQTLVQMLIDKLQEEADIKVNRRVIQ
- a CDS encoding MBL fold metallo-hydrolase translates to MVPEERKIFDNGSHQNILLEDYGHGEMVQANVHFIVDNGQGMILDPGGHKVFKHLLSEIGGLIGIDNLKYIFLSHQDPDIVAAVNGWLMTTKATALSSVLWIRFIPHFGVDKLVVNRIKGIGDEGTIIRLGSSELYILPAHFMHAPGNLQVYDPVSKILYSGDLGASLGQDYIYVENFEEHIQYMEGFHRRYIPTSKILKAWLKMVRQLDIETVAPQHGAIIKGRENVNKFFDWLEDLQCGIDIMEDIYKIPTNSFEG
- the rsmH gene encoding 16S rRNA (cytosine(1402)-N(4))-methyltransferase RsmH gives rise to the protein MVEHYPVLNREVLQFFSSIKAGVIVDATVGGGGHSYLILKKFPEIKIVGIDRDDYALKRAEEKLKEFKGRFTLIKESFRNVDTVLKDLGLKRVEGFLFDLGVSMFQLKMERGFSFQREEPLDMRMDTTQKLTASDVINSYPPPLLEKIIKEYGEEKFYRRIVKNIVDYRKKKKIQTTKELAEIIYFSYPPSLRRGRIHPATRTFQAIRIEVNDELGEIKEGISKAIDLLKVEGIIQVISFHSLEDRIVKNIFREAKRLKKLEILTKKPITPGKEEIKENPPSRSAKLRAGKRL
- the ftsL gene encoding cell division protein FtsL, with translation MIREKTIELKRDFAHIKRYIKFWFFILFISGALVVYNQYYFKVSKEIIELTQMKNRLITQNTMLKKEISRLSSPERINRMAVKKLKMKPVDYSKVHFIEAK